One Thioclava sp. ES.031 genomic window, CTGGAGGCGTTCGAGGCTTTCCTTGCGTCAAAGGCTGGCAAATAGCTCCGACAGCCGCTCCGCCTCGCCGGCAAGACCCCAGGGCGGGTTCACGATGAACATCCCCGACCCGATCATGCCGTGTCCTTCGCGCGCGGGCGGGAAACGCACCTCATGGCTCAGCGCCTCGGGGAAATCGCGGCGCAGGGCGCGCACCATCGCCTCCTGCGCGCCCGAGGCGAGCATCGGATACCAAAGCGCGATGATGCCGACGTTCCATTTCTTCGCGATATGGCCGATCAGCTTCGGCATCGCCGTGTAATCGGCCTTTTCCTCGAAGCTCGGATCGATCAGCATCATCCCACGACGCGGCGTCGGGGGCGTCAGCGCCAGCGCCATTTCGCGCCCGTCGGCCTTATGCAGCACCGCGCCGCTGCGCCGCGTGGCGCTGCGCAGGGCGGAAAACTCCTGCGGGTGCAGTTCGCAAAGCTGGATCGTATCCATCGGGCGCAATAGCGCCTGCGCCACCAGGGGCGAGCCCGGATAGGCCTGCGCGCCGTGCTGCGCCCGCACCGCCGCCAAGGCGCGGATATAGGGGTGATCGGCGGCGAACCAGCCCAAGCCTTCCACCCGTGCGATCCCGGCCGCCGCCTCGCCGGTTTTCGCCGCCTCCGCCCCGTCAAGCGCATAGAGCCCGCGCCCGGCATGGGTTTCGAGATAGCTCAGCGGCTTGTCCTTGCGCGTCAGGTAATCGAGCGCAGACGCAAGCAGCGCGTGCTTGTGCACATCGGCCAGATTTCCGGCGTGATAGGCGTGTTGGTAAGACAGCATCGGTTCGGTCTCCTTGCGCCCTTCCTGCCGGTCGCCGCGCGCGAGGGCAATGCTCTTCTTCTCGAGAGAAATATCTCGGGGGCGCGCGAAGCGCGCGAGGCAGCGCCCCTCCATCGGGTCAGCCTGTCGGAGAGTAAAAGAAAACGGCGGCGCCCAGGGAGGAGGAGGGGCGCCGCCGTCTCTTTTCTGCCGTGAGGTCTCAGGGAGGAGGAGAGAGACCCTTCGGCACTGTCGACACCGCTTCAGGGAGGAGGAGGAAGCGGTGTCACACCCTCGGGTCCAGGGAGGAGGAGAGGACCCTCGGTATTTTGTGGCGGCACCCTCAGGGAGGAGGAGGAGAGTGCCGCCGAAACGATCGGCCCAGGGAGGAGGAGAGGGCCTTTCGTATCAGTTTGGGCCTGTCGGCCCGGATATCAAGTGCTGCACTGCAGCATGCGACAGCCTGTCGCAGCTTTGCCGATGATAGGCGGCGACCTCAGGGAGGAGGAGAGAGGTCGCCGCCTGCTCGGCGCGGATCTCTCAGGGAGGAGGAGGAGAGATCCGGGCAGCTCGGATCCGGCATCGCGGCGTCGCGCCGCATGGGGCCGGTATGTTTGGTGTGGCGGCGCTCTCAGGGAGGAGGAGAGAGAGCGCCGCCGCAGTCCTGAGCCCCAGGGAGGAGGAAAGGGGCTCGGGAAGCGAATTACTTACCGTATGCGGCCTCGTAGGCCACGCGGGTGATCATCGAGCTGTGCAGCCCGAGGTCGTTCAGCTCGCGGCTGTTGAGCGAGCGCAGTTCGTTGAGCGTCTGGCGATACACCTTGCGGCGGGCCAGGGCTTCGGTCAGTTTCGATTTCAGCGCGGCGAAGCCGCCTTCGTTCAGTTGGATGTCTTGTGCGAGTGCCATTGTGTCAGCCTCATCTATCTACTTGCGAGGGCCGCTGCCGGTTCCAGCTTGTCGACCCGAATTCGTTACTTTGCGTTCCGTCGTTGGGCTAAAGATGGCGCTAATGCTGCGACTGCACAATGCCGGGAGGCCTCATTGCCGCCATGCAGAAAATGCATGAATGATTCTGACCCATTTTTGCGATGCAGACGCAAGATATGTGCGCTTGCCTTGGGGCGTTTGGGGGATTCCTGACCATTTGGGCAGTTCTCGACTTGAACTGCGCGGCAAAAACGCCACAGTTCCGGCCAAATCACGAGCAGTCGGGCCGATGACGGACCCGGGAATGGAGGAATCTGCATGGCTCTGAGCAAGGAAACGGTTCTTGCGACGTTGCAATCGGTGGAAGTGCCGGGCGGCGGGACCGCGATCAGCCGCGATCTCGTGCGCGCGCTAGCGGTGCAAGACGGCGTGGTGCGCTTCGTGCTCGAAGGCGCGCCGCACCCCGAACTGGAAGCGATGCGCCCCGCGCTGGAAGCGGCGATCAAGGCGCTCCCCGAGGTGACGAGTGTGACGGTGGTGGTACCCGCGGGCGCGCCACGCGGTCTTGGTGGCACCGCTCAGCAATCGCAACAGCGCGGCCCCGCGATCGGCGGCCACCCCAAGCCCCAGCAAGGTCCGCAAAAGGTGCCGGGCGTGAAAAAGATCATCGCTGTCGGGTCCGGCAAGGGCGGCGTGGGCAAATCCACCGTCGCGTCGAACCTCGCCGTGGCGCTGACGCGCGCGGGCAAGCGGGTCGGTCTGCTCGACGCGGATATCTATGGTCCCTCGCTGCCGCGCATGATGGGCACGAGCAAGCGGCCCGCCTCGCCGGACGGCCAGACGATCCTGCCGCTGCAGGCGCATGGCGTCACGCTGATGTCGGTCGGCCTCATGCTCAAGGAGAGCGAGGCGGTGATCTGGCGTGGCCCGATGCTGATGGGTGCGATGCAGCAGATGCTGTTCCAGGTGAAATGGGACGAATACGGCCCGCTCGACGTGCTTTTGATCGATCTGCCGCCGGGGACGGGGGATGTGCAGCTCACGCTGTGCCAGAAAACCGAGCTGGACGGGGCGATCATCGTCTCGACCCCGCAGGATGTCGCGCTGCTCGATGCGAAGAAGGCGATCGACATGTTCCAGCGGCTGAAAACCCCGATCCACGGGTTGGTCGAGAACATGTCTTCTTATGTGTGCCCCAATTGTGGCCACGAGGCGCATCTCTTCGGCCATGGCGGGGTCGCGGCGGAAGCGAAGGCGCTGGGGCTGCCCTTCCTCGGTGCGCTGCCCGTCGATCTGGATGTGCGGCTCGCCGGCGATGCGGGCACCCCGGTCGCGGCGGGCGAGGGGCCGGCGGCCGAGGGCTATGCCGCTCTTGCGCAGGGGCTGGTCGACCGCGATCTGCTCTGATCTCAGCTCCAGGCCAAGCTCACGCCAAGAAAGGCGCCCGATCCGGGCGCCTTTTTTCTGGTCACAGGGGCGTTATGGGAAATCATGGCACCTTTCATGGAACTTCACGGGAGCGTAGAAGGCAGTGAGCGGAGATTCGCCATGAAACTGGGCGGAATCACGCCGCAATCACGCGGGTTCGCGCAAAATCACGCTGCGGTGACGGTTGAAATCGATGGGTTTCGGCGCCCAAATTGCGGCTAAAAAATCACAGGTTCCGTGTTGAGGCAAAATTTTTGGGATTTTGTGGGAAAGCCTGGGTGACCCTCTGTATACACCATATATGGTGAGCGATTCCTTGCCGTGCGCTAATTCTATGCGTCTATGTGCGAATCTCGTTGTGAAGCGCGCTCTTCGCGTCCCATATCTTCCCGTTCGTTGGTAAATTTTTTCTTGCGTGCCATGAATTCCCATGGCATCCCTAATTCATCGGAAGCGAAGACAAATAGAGGCACTAAGACCTCACGGCGAAATGCAGGTTTCATACAGGCCATCGCTTCACGAAAACAAAGAGATCCGGCGCGCGAGCGAGCAGATATCCCCATCCCCCCCAGGTGGCGCGTGCAGTCGGACATACCCAGTGATGGGAACGAGGGCGGCGGATTGGGCAGTGGCAGCAGCCCAATCCGCCGTTTTCATTCCGGGCCCCGCCCGGCGGGACAGGTGATAGGAGCGCGCTTTGGCGGGCATGTTCATAGGCGAATACACCTTCAAGGTGGACAGTAAGGGTCGCGTGTCGATCCCCGCGCTGTTTCGTCGTGAGCTGGAAGAGGGTGACCCCGAGCGCCCGAACAAAGATCGCCCTCGCATGGTCATCGTCTACGGCGCCGACACCCAGAAAATGCTTCAGATCTACACGCAGGCCGCCTTCGAGGCGCTGGCCGCCGATATCGCGGCGCTGCCGCGCGGCTCGAAGCAGCGCACGATCCTGCAGCGGATGGTTTTGTCCAAATCGCACCCGACCGAAGTCGATCCCGATGGCCGCCTGGTTCTCCCGGCGGCTTTGCGCACGAAGATCGGTCTCGACAAGGAGGCCTATTTCTCCGGCGTGGGCGAGACCTTCGAGATCTGGAACCCCGCGACCTTCGCCGCTGCCGATGAAGCCAATATCGATCAGTGGATCGAGGAGCAGGGCGAAGATTTCGACCCGCTCAGTCTTTTGTCGCAGGGGTGAGCCATGTCAGATCGGGACGCCCTGCCAGACGCCCCTCATGTCCCGGTTTTGCTGCGGCCGCTCCTTCGGGCGGTCGCGCCTGTCTCTGGGACTTGGCTTGACGGAACTTTCGGCGCGGGCGGCTATGCGCGCGGATTGCTGGAGGCGGGCGCCGACAAGGTGATCGGCGTCGACCGCGACCCGGCGGTCTTCGAGATGGCCGAAGCGTGGCGCGGCGAGTATGGCGACCGGCTGGAGCTGGTCGAAGGCACGTTCTCCGAACTCGATACCTATTCCGACGAACTGCTGGACGGGGTGGTGCTGGATCTCGGCGTCTCCTCGATGCAGCTCGATCAGGCGGATCGCGGCTTTTCCTTCATGCGCGACGGGCCGCTCGACATGCGGATGTCGCAGGAAGGGCCCTCGGCGGCCGATCTGGTGAACGAGACGGACGAGGTCGAACTCGCGGATATCCTGTACCAATACGGCGAGGAACGCGCCTCGCGCCGGATCGCCAAGGCCATTGTCGAGGCGCGCAAGACCCAGCCTTTCGAGACCACGCAGCAGCTGGTCAAAGTGATCGAGCGTTGCCTGCCGCGCCCGAAACCGGGGCAGAGCCATCCCGCCACGCGCAGCTTCCAGGGCCTGCGCATCGCGGTGAACGACGAATTCGGCCAATTGATCGAGGGGCTGGAAGCCGCGGAGCGCGCGCTGAAACCCGGCGGGCTTCTGGCCGTGGTCAGCTTCCATTCGCTCGAAGACCGGGTTGTGAAGCGTTTCTTCGCGGCGCGCTCGTCGACGGGCGGGGGCGGTTCGCGCCACGCACCGGTTCAGCAGACCCTTGATCCCGCTTTTGAAATTACCGTGAAGGGCGACGGGCCCGACGAAGAGGAGCTGGCTGAAAACCCGCGCGCACGTTCGGCCCGGCTTCGGGTGGGACGGCGCACGAACGCGCCCTCCGGCAAGGCCGATCGCACGCAGCTGGGGCTTCCGAAGCTCGTCACCGGGGAAAAGAAGGGGAAACGCCGTTGAGACTGCTTGCCTATCTTGCCGCCTCCGCCTGTGTCCTCGCGCTCGCCTTCTGGGCCTATCACGTCAACTACGACACGCAGGACCGGATCGACGAGCTGCGCGACCTCAACCGGGAAATCGCCTCGCTCAACGAGGGGCTGTCCGTTCTCAACGCCGAATGGGCCTATCTCAACCGTCCGCAGCGCCTGCGCGAACTGGTCAATCTCAACTTCACCTCGCTGCGTCTTCTGCCGATGACGCCCGAGCAGTTCGGGACCGTGGCGCAGATCGCCTATCCGACGCCGCAGGCAGATGATGCCGACGCGTTGAACGCCGATTTGTCCGGCCTGTCCGACCCGATCGAGGTCAAGGCCGATCCTGAGGGAGGCAACTGATGCGCACGCCCCTTCGTCCGCTTGCCCGTATCCTCGACGCCCGTGAAAAGGGTGAAAACCCCGACGCGATCGAACGCGAAAACCGCCGTCTGCGCGGCGAGGCCACCCGCGACAAGGCGCGTCAAAGCGCCGAGGGCCGCCTGCTGGTCATGTCGGTGATCTTCCTCGCGGCCTTCCTGACGGTGGGGCTGCGCATGGGCTCCTTCGCCGCCGCGCGCCCCGAAGAGCCGCAGACCGATTCCACGACCGAGCAGATCCACGCCCAACGCGCCGATATCGTCGACCGCAAGGGCAGGGTGCTCGCGACCAACCTGCTGACCCACTCGCTCTATGCGCAGCCGCCGATGATGATCGACCCGCTGGGCACCGTGGACAAGCTGGTGAAGATCTTCCCCGATCTCGACCGCGAGCGGCTGAAGAAGGATTTCACCGGTCATCGCAAATTCGTCTGGATCAAGCGCCGCATCAGCCCCGAGCAGATGCAGGCGGTCCACGATATCGGCGATCCCGGTCTTCTGTTTGGCCCGCGCGAGATGCGGCTTTATCCCAATGGCCACCTCGCCTCGCATATCCTTGGCGGCGCGCGTTACGGCACGGAGGGCGTGAACTCCGCCGAGATCCTCGGCGTGGCCGGTATCGAGAAGGAATATGACAAGTGGCTGCGCGATCCGTCCAATGGCGGGCAGCCGCTGAAGCTTTCGCTCGATCTGACCGTGCAGGCGGCGCTCGAAGACGTGCTCTCGGGCGGCATGAAGCTGATGAACGCAAAGGGCGCGACGGCGGTGCTGATGAAGGTCCATTCCGGCGAGATCGTCGCGATGGCGAGCCTGCCCGATTTCGACCCCAACGACCGGCCTGCGTCGCTTCTGAAGGGCGACCCCTCTGACAGCCCGCTGTTCAACCGCGCGGTTCAGGGGGTGTATGAGCTGGGCTCCACCTTCAAGATTTTCGCGGTCAGCCAAGCGATGCAGGACGGTCTGGTCACGCCCGAGACGATGATCGACACCAAGGGGCCGCTGCGCTGGGGCAAGTTCCGCATCCACGATTTCCACAATTACGGCAAGCAGTTGTCGGTCACGGACGTGATCGTGCACAGCTCGAATATCGGCACTGCGCGGATCGTCCAGAAGATCGGCCCCGAGAAGCAGCGCGAATTCCTCGGCAAGCTGGGCCTCTTGGAGCCCTCGCCGGTGGAGCTGATCGAGGCGCCGACGGGCCGCCCGATTCTGCCGAAGAATTGGTCGGAGCTGTCCGCGATGACCATTGGCTACGGCCACGGTCTCTCCGACAGCCCGCTGCAGCTCGCAACGGCCTATGCGACGATCGCCAATGACGGGCGGCGCGTGCTGCCGACGCTGATTGCCAAAGGCGGCCCGCGCAAGCCGCATAAACAGGAATTCGGTGCGCCCGAAGGCGCGCAGGTCGTGTCTCCGGCGGTGGCCCGCAAGGCGCTGGCGATGATGCGCGCCGTGGTGACGCGCGGCACGGCCAGCTACGGCAATGTCGCGGGCTATCAGGTCGCGGGCAAGACCGGCACCGCCGACAAGCCCGATCCGCAGGGCGGCTATTACGACAAGAAGGTGATCTCGACCTTCGCGGGCGTCTTCCCGGTGACCAACCCCGAATATGTGCTGGTTCTCACGCTGGACGAGCCGACGGATACCTCCGGCGACACGCCGCGCCGCACCGCAGGCTGGACCGCCGTGCCGGTCGCGGCCGAGACGATCCGCCGTGTCGCGCCGCTTCTGGGCCTGCGCCCCGAACCGACCACGCCCGACACGCTCGACGGCATCAGTCTGGTCAAGAAAGACTGACCTTTCCGGGCTGTCAGCGGGTCTCGCGCCTCGCGCATGAACCCGCGCAAAGAGACAGGGGGCAGGGCCTGTCGCCTTGACCTCGCAGACGCGTCGCCGGATAAGTGCGGCAAGCTG contains:
- a CDS encoding 23S rRNA (adenine(2030)-N(6))-methyltransferase RlmJ, with product MLSYQHAYHAGNLADVHKHALLASALDYLTRKDKPLSYLETHAGRGLYALDGAEAAKTGEAAAGIARVEGLGWFAADHPYIRALAAVRAQHGAQAYPGSPLVAQALLRPMDTIQLCELHPQEFSALRSATRRSGAVLHKADGREMALALTPPTPRRGMMLIDPSFEEKADYTAMPKLIGHIAKKWNVGIIALWYPMLASGAQEAMVRALRRDFPEALSHEVRFPPAREGHGMIGSGMFIVNPPWGLAGEAERLSELFASL
- a CDS encoding DUF1127 domain-containing protein codes for the protein MALAQDIQLNEGGFAALKSKLTEALARRKVYRQTLNELRSLNSRELNDLGLHSSMITRVAYEAAYGK
- a CDS encoding Mrp/NBP35 family ATP-binding protein, giving the protein MALSKETVLATLQSVEVPGGGTAISRDLVRALAVQDGVVRFVLEGAPHPELEAMRPALEAAIKALPEVTSVTVVVPAGAPRGLGGTAQQSQQRGPAIGGHPKPQQGPQKVPGVKKIIAVGSGKGGVGKSTVASNLAVALTRAGKRVGLLDADIYGPSLPRMMGTSKRPASPDGQTILPLQAHGVTLMSVGLMLKESEAVIWRGPMLMGAMQQMLFQVKWDEYGPLDVLLIDLPPGTGDVQLTLCQKTELDGAIIVSTPQDVALLDAKKAIDMFQRLKTPIHGLVENMSSYVCPNCGHEAHLFGHGGVAAEAKALGLPFLGALPVDLDVRLAGDAGTPVAAGEGPAAEGYAALAQGLVDRDLL
- the mraZ gene encoding division/cell wall cluster transcriptional repressor MraZ; translated protein: MFIGEYTFKVDSKGRVSIPALFRRELEEGDPERPNKDRPRMVIVYGADTQKMLQIYTQAAFEALAADIAALPRGSKQRTILQRMVLSKSHPTEVDPDGRLVLPAALRTKIGLDKEAYFSGVGETFEIWNPATFAAADEANIDQWIEEQGEDFDPLSLLSQG
- the rsmH gene encoding 16S rRNA (cytosine(1402)-N(4))-methyltransferase RsmH, whose translation is MSDRDALPDAPHVPVLLRPLLRAVAPVSGTWLDGTFGAGGYARGLLEAGADKVIGVDRDPAVFEMAEAWRGEYGDRLELVEGTFSELDTYSDELLDGVVLDLGVSSMQLDQADRGFSFMRDGPLDMRMSQEGPSAADLVNETDEVELADILYQYGEERASRRIAKAIVEARKTQPFETTQQLVKVIERCLPRPKPGQSHPATRSFQGLRIAVNDEFGQLIEGLEAAERALKPGGLLAVVSFHSLEDRVVKRFFAARSSTGGGGSRHAPVQQTLDPAFEITVKGDGPDEEELAENPRARSARLRVGRRTNAPSGKADRTQLGLPKLVTGEKKGKRR
- a CDS encoding cell division protein FtsL; translation: MRLLAYLAASACVLALAFWAYHVNYDTQDRIDELRDLNREIASLNEGLSVLNAEWAYLNRPQRLRELVNLNFTSLRLLPMTPEQFGTVAQIAYPTPQADDADALNADLSGLSDPIEVKADPEGGN
- a CDS encoding penicillin-binding protein 2 translates to MRTPLRPLARILDAREKGENPDAIERENRRLRGEATRDKARQSAEGRLLVMSVIFLAAFLTVGLRMGSFAAARPEEPQTDSTTEQIHAQRADIVDRKGRVLATNLLTHSLYAQPPMMIDPLGTVDKLVKIFPDLDRERLKKDFTGHRKFVWIKRRISPEQMQAVHDIGDPGLLFGPREMRLYPNGHLASHILGGARYGTEGVNSAEILGVAGIEKEYDKWLRDPSNGGQPLKLSLDLTVQAALEDVLSGGMKLMNAKGATAVLMKVHSGEIVAMASLPDFDPNDRPASLLKGDPSDSPLFNRAVQGVYELGSTFKIFAVSQAMQDGLVTPETMIDTKGPLRWGKFRIHDFHNYGKQLSVTDVIVHSSNIGTARIVQKIGPEKQREFLGKLGLLEPSPVELIEAPTGRPILPKNWSELSAMTIGYGHGLSDSPLQLATAYATIANDGRRVLPTLIAKGGPRKPHKQEFGAPEGAQVVSPAVARKALAMMRAVVTRGTASYGNVAGYQVAGKTGTADKPDPQGGYYDKKVISTFAGVFPVTNPEYVLVLTLDEPTDTSGDTPRRTAGWTAVPVAAETIRRVAPLLGLRPEPTTPDTLDGISLVKKD